A DNA window from Anastrepha ludens isolate Willacy chromosome 6, idAnaLude1.1, whole genome shotgun sequence contains the following coding sequences:
- the LOC128868467 gene encoding uncharacterized protein LOC128868467: MHFKRNSVIALYLADKSRTAIVRELEHLKVNKVLIYRTVTRYSGTGSIANRHGGRNQKTATSREMVQKAKKRLEQNPQRRANQMAKELKLSDFSISRILKNDLKVKTYDFQKSHDLTPKQQQVRLVRAKELPRLTESGQFPNTVFSDETTFQIEQFVNSQNDRVYLTDRTYLNLSHRLATRRQRPPPVMVWALCPQMGALHSFSSSLASR; encoded by the coding sequence atgcatttcaaacgtaatagtgtgattgcattatatttggctgataAATCACGaacagcgattgttcgtgagctcgaacaccttaaagtaaataaagttttaatttatcgCACCGTTACTCGTTACAGTGGTACTGGTAGCATAGCGAATCGTCATGGAGGTCgtaatcaaaagactgcaacgtcacgtgaaatggttcaaaaagcgaagaagcgacttgagcaaaATCCCCAACGAagagccaatcaaatggcgaaagaactgaaactaTCTGACTTTAGCATCAGCCGTATActaaaaaatgatctcaaagtcaaaacTTACGACTTCCAAAagtcgcatgatctcacaccaaagcagcaacaagtcagacttgtgagagcgaaggagttgcctcgcttgaccgaaagcggtcaatttccgaacactgtgttttctgacgagacaacttttcaaattgagcaattcgtaaactctcaaaacgatagggtttatttgaccgaccgtacATACttgaatttgagtcatcgattggccaccaggagacaGCGCCCGCCAccggtaatggtttgggcacTGTgtccgcagatgggcgctctccattCGTTTTCTtcaagcctggcgtcaaggtaa